The following proteins come from a genomic window of Sorex araneus isolate mSorAra2 chromosome 1, mSorAra2.pri, whole genome shotgun sequence:
- the LOC101553033 gene encoding olfactory receptor 13C7 encodes MDRSNWTASGLGFILLGLSAHPKLEKTLFVLILLMYLVILLGNGVLILVTILDSRLHTPMYFFLGNLSFLDICYTSSSVPLILDSFLTPRKTVPFSACALQMFLSFAMGATECVLLSMMAFDRYVAICNPLRYPVVMSKAVYVPMAISSWTAGIINSIVQTTLAMRLPFCGDNIINHFTCEILAVLKLACADISINVISMVVANMIFLVVPVLFIFVSYVFIIVTILRIPSAEGRRKAFSTCSAHLTVVVVFYGTILFMYGKPKSKDPLGADKQDLSDKLISLFYGVVTPMLNPIIYSLRNKDVKAAVRNLVSQKHLTE; translated from the coding sequence ATGGACAGGTCCAACTGGACTGCTTCCGGGTTAGGATTCATTCTCTTGGGCCTCTCAGCCCACCCAAAACTAGAGAAAACTCTCTTTGTGCTTATCCTGCTTATGTATCTGGTGATCCTATTGGGTAATGGGGTCCTCATCCTGGTGACCATCCTTGACTCCCGcctgcacacgcccatgtacttcttcctggggAACCTctccttcctggacatctgctacACCAGCTCCTCTGTTCCCCTCATTCTGGACAGCTTCCTGACCCCCAGGAAGACCGTCCCCTTCTCAGCCTGTGCCCTGCAGATGTTCCTCTCCTTTGCCATGGGAGCCACCGAGTGTGTGCTCCTGAGCATGATGGCAtttgaccgctatgtggccatctgcaacccCCTCAGATATCCTGTGGTCATGAGCAAGGCTGTCTATGTGCCCATGGCTATCAGCTCCTGGACAGCTGGTATCATTAACTCAATAGTTCAGACAACTCTAGCGATGAGACTGCCCTTCTGTGGGGACAACATCATCAACCACTTCACCTGCGAGATCTTGGCAGTCCTGAAGCTGGCCTGTGCCGACATTTCCATCAATGTCATCAGCATGGTAGTGGCCAATATGATCTTTCTTGTGGTCCCAGTCCTGTTCATCTTCGTCTCCTATGTGTTCATCATTGTCACCATCCTGAGAATTCCCTCAGCTGAGGGGAGGCGAAAGGCCTTTTCTACCTGCTCTGCCCACCTCACGGTCGTTGTGGTCTTCTACGGAACCATCCTCTTCATGTATGGGAAACCCAAGTCCAAGGACCCCCTCGGGGCTGACAAACAGGACCTTTCAGACAAGCTCATCTCCCTCTTCTATGGGGTGGTGACCCCCATGCTCAACCCCATCATCTATAGCCTGAGGAACAAGGATGTGAAGGCTGCAGTGAGGAACCTGGTGAGTCAGAAGCACCTGACTGAGTGA